In Malus sylvestris chromosome 15, drMalSylv7.2, whole genome shotgun sequence, a single genomic region encodes these proteins:
- the LOC126603255 gene encoding separase isoform X4, which yields MEETAIISKLEAANTAGLHPLVAAYLQPFTELQNPKKTKKSTKSQDHQTLLRSLAKKFLPFLNRTLSLLPKRLADPSKLDDKFALELFDIYRLCLDCLAAVSSVLSASPHSFHYPRVRMVSCLVACGRYKDAESEGFRVLESLKAIECGSKKSVKSCRRFVPDVEKGGGDKDFGSLVGEIVVTLVKCAAMSQSKDSEVFERVLCLAEEVMPWFRVLDASTCEKLHRNLVAYLSRCTQFLVGELSVFNGDLVQKFCILTMTEYAKSPMKDTMVKFARTICSSLFLFQEDTFTLTRILFCLLDSLVHECKAEVENSGKEFVELIAYCAKKCQTTNTNLCGIIGSHLNKLAGDFHQAGTPFQLILRVYATGLHFVDRSMKSKVGHFQSFEGAIRVLLDDGDTGNRLSGLLGSLRSYFQIGCNDDSLLSNSQLSSDSGDSLNQMQKDRKNYLLCYFNALKFLCQPLTEFVNSGRKQIITNNEAASVSTEVCHIQGAFHQFCDVFLSLKMYRCTYEVDRDGFDGNSTLDVALAAFTLSIITKLNIQKSVQILENVITSAWIQPHGLKHLYVSLYNTGVHLYRNKELKEASQALNLCCKASWTRVIHLCEMFVHKQRASEVDLSEDAILDFYNECCTRSAFLLDVLNELQSYDAKRTLLESLENWSIAANLFGRLPGPLAVVKQWVKMECKRYKDVNVEDDAPTLYSLLLSYKKVPKKINEIVLEQELLAYEGMTAVNPKFCQKMQMKIIDFLLKDVYVTPNSWLQKSRILLKKGRALRLSGSKGLKDCIQCLSDAICLLSEIYDETCTHEISPCHQLAVAYCLRALSTQEAEPNSKTHEQRVLEDISAAINLWLGISTPANCSPADKCSMLSENTMLLLYNVIDLLSAKGCMDFHNDIHKLMIRLFKWRNVPLEKCVARFWECRRISHALCASPVNETFIMNLSDHCGELSKYAFWIDSLKDSTPLLLVFQHSFSFLFPNFSRGPWNHQNLFRSDITIDEVKEAAFELISQAPVSTWSAYIAGYLYYDLSERLVSNGRLIEALSYAKEAHNLRAKLFGGKFMFSSERQPKKYNEGGICQELTYSIHDMHMQRSVASEVWLFDTSSCDLESYYLSPWNALQCYLESTLQVGVILEIIGKGAEAEGFLQFGKAFSCSQSLPLFTIVFSTVLGKLYHKQQLWDLAEKELQSAKQYFGACSTDLSCMKCRLLLEATVNQNLGDLYQSIFENTRSTSSDKLSHAENLYKSAIAILNLSEWKNSVSCPEEECVEWTMPGKASLKDVGYCASSIYTVSEEKQHDNRKTTKEGLKSKMDAKKCKKTKNAPKLVVKNQVSVPEHNLRVTRSRYQSSQNQSISGNGIVQLGPSKLLQGKSECDSPDTFSKREFLLDLKSCEVAFGCNVTCICNQMRCWQCLPVEVMKSGLVKDLVHLKWEFVRRRLLLRLLTGLGKCLDSRGQTHETHEIIVQTVSVLVSRNPFCPITSTVPLTSLLDLMGKEIPGDVFCVERAEVLLNISWSSLKSYCSKETRSMCSDLPHIQLPKLVSWLMLAFVLCRDVPVLFQKVSRLLAAIFVLSTSSDLFSLSSSSKTLRENHWASYFHQASLGTHLSCQFFTNISGICNVQHLVNTEGSHVPGSTCLGSEKKNLLRLAPESIQELEGFVTLFFAGLPCTTIICISLLGSPYASFLQELLSFHTCVHAWILVSRLNLKSQPIVMLLPVDSVLEGDSSDDTSSGSVSVSDGKVGKRWCCPWGSTVVDRVAPEFRMILEESYLSSSIEEEEDTKENRALWWMWRNKLDRRLCKLLKNLEDLWFGPWKYLLLGESSNCKQLDLVHKKLARDLKSKCKMDIDESLLKVILGGSKYAFEGGGAYVSQLCFKKGCYIGKAGCSEENKWLASTNESNGYQKLSELAFQLIQGAVNELEGLDTVNREPIILVLDFEVQMLPWENIPILRNQEAYRMPSIGSIFATLEKNYHQDKVASSTKKPGGLSHALCQKASFPLIDPLDAFYLLNPGGDLGITQIEFEEWFRDQNLEGKAGCAPPAEELAEALKSHDLFIYIGHGSGVNYIPMHQIQSLENCAATLLMGCSSGCLTLNGCYVPHGPALSYLLAGSPVIIGNLWEVTDKDINRFAKAMLDGWLKERSSSSEGCAQCKVAEEFEALSITGCPGIAKKKVSRKKLPEACESDPMTISCDHRPKIGSFASQAREACSLPFLIGASPVCYGVPTGIRRKDL from the exons ATGGAGGAGACCGCCATCATTTCAAAACTTGAAGCCGCCAACACCGCCGGCCTTCATCCCCTCGTCGCCGCCTATCTTCAGCCGTTCACCGAACTCCAGAAccccaaaaaaaccaaaaaatcaaccaaatccCAAGACCACCAAACCCTCCTCCGCTCGCTCGCCAAGAAATTCCTCCCCTTCCTCAACCGCACGCTATCCCTTCTCCCCAAACGCCTCGCCGACCCCTCAAAGTTAGATGACAAATTTGCCCTCGAACTCTTCGATATTTACCGGCTCTGCCTCGACTGCCTGGCCGCCGTGTCCTCTGTGTTGTCCGCTTCGCCGCACTCGTTTCACTACCCGAGGGTGAGGATGGTGAGTTGCCTTGTGGCATGTGGGCGGTACAAGGATGCGGAAAgtgaggggtttagggttttggagagcCTTAAGGCGATTGAATGTGGGTCGAAGAAATCGGTGAAATCGTGTCGGAGATTTGTGCCGGATGTGGAGAAGGGGGGCGGAGATAAAGATTTTGGGTCTTTGGTGGGTGAAATTGTGGTGACGCTTGTGAAATGTGCGGCCATGAGTCAGAGTAAGGACAGTGAGGTGTTTGAGCGGGTGCTTTGTTTGGCTGAGGAGGTCATGCCGTGGTTCCG GGTATTAGATGCAAGCACATGTGAGAAGTTGCACAGGAATCTGGTTGCCTATCTGAGTAGGTGTACTCAATTTTTAGTTGGGGAGCTATCGGTGTTCAATGGGGATCTTGTGCAAAAGTTCTGCATTTTAACCATGACTGAGTATGCTAAGTCGCCAATGAAAGACACAATGGTCAAG TTTGCCCGTACGATATGTTCatctttattcttgtttcaAGAGGATACATTCACACTCACTCGCATCTTATTTTGCTTGTTGGACTCCCTTGTCCACGAATGTAAG GCTGAAGTGGAAAATTCAGGAAAAGAGTTTGTTGAACTTATTGCTTATTGTGCCAAAAAATGTCAAACTACAAACACAAACCTTTGCGGTATTATTGGATCTCATTTAAATAAGTTAGCAGGTGATTTCCATCAG GCTGGAACACCTTTTCAGTTAATTCTGAGGGTTTATGCCACTGGATTGCACTTTGTTGATCGTAGTATGAAGTCAAAAGTTGGTCATTTTCAATCCTTTGAAGGTGCAATTAGAGTTTTGCTTGATGATGGGGACACAGGGAATCGCTTGTCCGGTTTGCTTGGTTCATTGAGAAGTTATTTCCAAATTGGCTGCAATGACGACTCTTTGTTATCCAATTCGCAATTGAGTTCGGACAGTGGGGACTCATTGAATCAAATGCAGAAGGATAGAAAGAACTATCTTCTGTGTTATTTTAATGCATTGAAATTCTTATGCCAGCCGCTTACAGAGTTTGTAAATTCAGGAAGGAAACAGATTATTACTAATAATGAAGCTGCTTCTGTTTCTACTGAAGTGTGCCATATCCAGGGTGCATTCCATCAGTTTTGTGACGTTTTTCTTTCTCTTAAAAT GTACAGATGTACATATGAGGTGGATAGAGATGGATTTGATGGAAACAGCACCCTTGATGTTGCTCTGGCTGCTTTTACCCTCTCCATCATAACAAAGCTGAACATTCAG AAGAGTGTACAAATACTTGAAAATGTCATCACCAGTGCTTGGATTCAACCTCATGGTCTAAAGCATCTATATGTCTCTCTGTACAATACCGGGGTACATTTGTACAGGAACAAGGAGCTAAAAGAG GCATCACAGGCATTGAACTTATGTTGTAAGGCATCATGGACTCGTGTTATACATCTTTGTGAGATGTTTGTACACAAACAAAGGGCGTCCGAGGTTGATCTGTCAGAAGATGCCATTTTAGATTTCTATAATGAGTGCTGTACGAGAAGTGCTTTTCTTTTGGACGTTCTTAATGAATTGCAGAGTTATGATGCGAAAAGAACTTTATTAGAGAGCCTTGAAAATTGGTCCATTGCTGCAAACTTGTTTGGGAGGCTGCCAGGTCCTCTGGCTGTGGTGAAGCAGTGGGTTAAG ATGGAATGTAAACGTTACAAGGATGTGAATGTTGAAGATGATGCTCCAACCTTATACAGTTTGTTATTGTCTTATAAGAAAGTCCCAAAGAAGATAAACGAAATCGTTTTGGAACAG GAACTTCTTGCTTATGAGGGAATGACTGCTGTGAACCCTAAGTTTTGTCAGAAAATGCAAATGAAAATTATAGATTTCCTGCTGAAAGATGTGTATGTCACACCAAATAGTTGGTTACAAAAATCAAGAATTTTGTTGAAAAAGGGAAGGGCATTAAGGCTTTCTGGAAGCAAAGGTCTGAAGGACTGTATTCAGTGTTTATCAGATGCAATATGTTTACTT AGTGAGATTTATGATGAAACCTGTACCCATGAAATTTCTCCTTGCCATCAATTAGCTGTGGCATATTGCTTACGTGCACTTTCTACCCAGGAAGCTGAACCCAACTCAAA GACTCATGAGCAGCGAGTGCTTGAAGATATCAGTGCTGCCATTAATCTATGGTTGGGCATTTCTACTCCTGCTAATTGCTCTCCGGCTGACAAGTGCTCCATGTTGTCTGAAAATACTATGTTGCTACTTTACAATGTCATTGATTTGTTATCCGCCAAG GGTTGCATGGACTTTCACAATGATATACATAAGCTTATGATTAGATTATTTAAATGGAGGAATGTCCCATTAGAGAAGTGCGTGGCCAGATTTTGGGAATGTAGGAGGATTAGCCATGCCCTTTGTGCCTCACCTGTAAATGAGACATTCATTATGAACTTATCAGATCATTGTGGTGAACTTTCAAAGTATGCTTTTTGGATAGATTCTCTAAAAGATTCCACACCATTACTATTAGTGTTCCAACATAGTTTCTCATTTCTGTTTCCAAACTTTTCTCGGGGCCCATGGAATCATCAAAATTTGTTTCGATCAGATATCACAATTGATGAAGTTAAGGAAGCTGCTTTTGAACTTATATCACAG GCTCCTGTATCGACTTGGTCTGCTTACATAGCTGGATATCTCTACTATGATTTATCGGAAAGACTTGTTTCAAATGGACGGTTAATTGAG GCTCTCTCATATGCAAAAGAAGCTCACAACTTACGTGCTAAACTATTTGGAGGGAAATTTATGTTCTCTTCTGAGCGACAGCCCAAAAAGTACAATGAAGGGGGTATCTGTCAGGAGTTAACATATAGCATTCATGATATGCATATGCAAAGATCAGTTGCTAGTGAAGTTTGGCTTTTTGATACTAGTTCATGTGACCTGGAAAGCTATTATCTGAGTCCATGGAATGCACTTCAATGTTATCTTGAGAGCACTCTTCAg GTAGGGGTTATCCTCGAAATAATTGGTAAAGGAGCTGAGGCCGAAGGTTTTTTACAATTTGGAAAAGCTTTTTCCTGCTCACAGAGCTTGCCACTATTTACAATTGTTTTTTCTACTGTCTTGG GAAAGCTTTACCACAAGCAGCAACTTTGGGATTTGGCGGAAAAGGAACTGCAAAGTGCCAAGCAATATTTTGGGGCTTGCAGCACAGATCTCTCTTGCATGAAATGCAGATTGTTGCTGGAAGCAACTGTTAATCAGAATCTTGGCGATTTATATCAAAGCATTTTTGAAAATACAAGAAGTACATCGTCAGATAAGTTGTCGCATGCTGAAAACCTGTACAAATCAGCCATTGCCATACTAAATCTTTCTGAGTGGAAAAATTCTGTTAGTTGTCCAGAAGAAGAGTGTGTCGAATGGACAATGCCTGGAAAAGCTAGTCTTAAAGACGTTGGATATTGTGCTAGCAGTATATATACTGTTTCTGAAGAAAAACAGCATGATAATAGAAAAACCACTAAGGAGGGCCTGAAAAGCAAGATGGATgctaaaaaatgtaaaaagacCAAAAATGCACCAAAACTGGTCGTGAAGAATCAGGTTTCAGTACCTGAGCACAATTTGAGGGTAACTCGGTCTAGATATCAATCTTCTCAGAACCAAAGCATAAGTGGAAATGGCATCGTCCAACTTGGTCCTTCAAAACTTCTGCAAGGAAAAAGTGAGTGCGATAGCCCTGATACTTTTAGCAAGAGGGAATTTCTATTGGATTTAAAAAGCTGTGAGGTTGCTTTTGGGTGCAATGTAACTTGCATTTGCAACCAAATGAGGTGTTGGCAGTGTCTTCCTGTGGAAGTTATGAAATCTGGGTTAGTGAAAGACTTAGTACATTTAAAATGGGAGTTTGTCCGCCGGCGTTTATTGCTCAGGCTTCTCACAGGATTAG GAAAATGCTTGGACAGTCGTGGTCAAACTCATGAGACACATGAAATTATAGTGCAAACTGTATCAGTCTTGGTCAGCCGAAACCCATTTTGTCCTATTACCTCAACTGTTCCATTGACTTCCTTGCTTGATTTAATGGGAAAGGAGATCCCCGGGGATGTGTTCTGTGTTGAACGGGCAGAAGTACTGTTGAACATAAGTTGGTCGTCTTTGAAGAGTTACTGTTCTAAGGAAACCAG GAGTATGTGCTCTGATCTGCCTCATATTCAGCTACCAAAACTAGTGTCTTGGTTGATGCTAGCTTTTGTTCTCTGCCGCGACGTTCCTGTACTTTTCCAGAAG GTTTCCAGATTGCTTGCCGCTATATTTGTGCTTTCTACCTCAAGTgatcttttttctttgtcatCTTCTTCTAAAACTCTCCGCGAAAACCATTGGGCTTCTTATTTCCATCAAGCTTCACTTGGCACTCATCTTAGTTGCCAATTTTTCACAAATATATCTGGGATATGTAATGTTCAGCACCTTGTAAACACTGAG GGTTCACATGTTCCTGGCTCAACTTGTTTGGGATCAGAAAAAAAGAATTTACTCAG GCTTGCACCTGAGTCTATTCAAGAACTTGAAGGATTTGTAACACTGTTTTTTGCCGGCCTTCCTTGCACAACAATTATCTGTATAAGTTTGCTCGGAAGCCCTTATGCTAGTTTCCTACAGGAGCTGTTGTCCTTTCATACTTGTGTTCATGCATGGATTCTTGTATCACGCTTGAACTTGAAGAGTCAACCTATTGTTATGCTTCTACCTGTGGATTCAGTATTAGAAG GAGATTCCTCCGATGATACAAGTTCTGGTTCTGTTAGTGTTTCTGACGGAAAGGTTGGAAAGCGTTGGTGCTGCCCATGGGGTTCCACTGTGGTTGATAGGGTAGCTCCAGAATTTAGAATGATATTGGAGGAGAGTTATTTGTCATCTtcaatcgaagaagaagaagatacaaAAGAGAATAGGGCGTTATGGTGGATGTGGAGAAATAAGCTTGATCGTCGCCTCTGTAAATTGTTGAA GAACTTAGAAGATTTATGGTTTGGTCCTTGGAAATATTTGCTTCTGGGAGAATCGTCAAACTGCAAGCAGCTGGACTTGGTACATAAGAAGCTGGCGCGGGATTTGAAATCTAAGTGCAAAATGGACATAGATGAGAGTCTTCTGAAAGTCATTCTTGGGGGTTCCAAATATGCCTTTGAAGGTGGAGGCGCATATGTTTCACAGCTTTGTTTCAAGAAAGGTTGCTATATTGGTAAAGCTGGATGTTCCGAGGAAAATAAGTGGTTGGCGTCAACTAATGAATCTAATGGTTATCAGAAACTATCTGAGTTGGCTTTCCAACTAATACAGGGAGCAGTGAATGAGCTTGAAGGGCTAGATACTGTAAATAGAGAGCCCATCATTCTAGTGCTGGACTTCGAGGTGCAG ATGCTTCCTTGGGAGAATATACCAATACTAAGAAACCAGGAGGCTTATCGCATGCCTTCTATTGGGAGCATCTTTGCAACGCTGGAGAAGAATTACCATCAAGATAAAGTTGCAAGTAGTACTAAGAAACCAGGGGGCTTATCGCATGCCTTATGTCAGAAGGCTTCATTCCCTTTGATTGATCCATTGGATGCATTTTATCTCCTGAACCCAGGTGGTGATCTAGGTATCACACAAATTGAATTTGAGGAGTGGTTCAGAGATCAAAATTTGGAG GGGAAGGCTGGATGTGCACCCCCAGCTGAAGAATTGGCAGAAGCCTTGAAAAGCCATGACCTCTTTATATATATCGGCCATGGAAGTG GGGTGAACTATATTCCCATGCATCAGATTCAGAGTCTGGAAAATTGTGCTGCTACTCTTTTGATGGGATGTAGTAGTGGTTGTCTGACACTGAATGGTTGTTATGTTCCACACGGTCCCGCACTATCTTATCTGCTGGCTGGTTCTCCTGTCATTATTGGAAATTTATGGGAAGTGACGGACAAGGACATCAACCGATTTGCAAAGGCCATGCTTGATGGTTGGCTAAAAGAAAGATCGAGTTCCTCTGAGGGTTGCGCCCAATGCAAAGTAGCAGAAGAATTTGAGGCATTGAGCATTACGGGCTGTCCAGGTATTGCCAAGAAGAAAGTCTCGAGGAAGAAATTGCCTGAAGCTTGTGAAAGTGATCCAATGACGATTTCTTGTGATCATAGGCCGAAGATTGGATCATTCGCAAGTCAAGCTCGTGAAGCTTGCAGTCTTCCTTTCTTGATTGGAGCATCACCAGTATGTTATGGTGTTCCTACGGGCATAAGGAGAAAAGATTTGTAG